One genomic segment of Methylocystis sp. SC2 includes these proteins:
- a CDS encoding TonB-dependent receptor yields the protein MSLKLTGIAGVSLLIFPSTALALSPTATLTSRPHPGFTNLVAQAVSNPAGAHEAIEWTKARLSEIDAVPITLATRAIGPQRSKGVGFDGLSLGFGAYVVGNRQGNNQGTFQLSGYVRFDAMAGYSWNSWWGTKTTAQLNIRNLTNARYFESADLFANGNPILAIYPGAPFTAIGSPPARAIFRAGSRRGS from the coding sequence ATGTCTTTAAAACTGACCGGTATCGCTGGGGTAAGTTTACTCATTTTCCCTTCAACAGCGTTGGCGCTATCGCCGACCGCGACCTTGACGTCCAGGCCCCATCCGGGCTTCACGAATTTGGTCGCGCAGGCAGTATCTAACCCAGCGGGTGCCCACGAGGCGATCGAATGGACGAAAGCAAGATTATCTGAAATCGACGCAGTCCCGATCACCTTGGCGACGAGAGCGATCGGCCCACAACGAAGCAAGGGCGTGGGGTTCGATGGCCTGAGTCTCGGCTTCGGAGCCTATGTCGTCGGAAACCGGCAGGGAAACAATCAGGGGACGTTTCAGCTTTCGGGCTATGTGCGCTTCGACGCCATGGCGGGCTATAGCTGGAATTCATGGTGGGGCACGAAGACGACGGCGCAACTCAACATCCGAAATCTAACCAACGCGAGATATTTTGAATCGGCCGATCTATTCGCCAACGGCAACCCAATCTTAGCCATCTATCCCGGCGCGCCGTTCACGGCGATCGGCTCGCCGCCGGCAAGAGCTATCTTTCGCGCTGGAAGCCGGCGTGGCTCGTGA
- a CDS encoding CerR family C-terminal domain-containing protein produces the protein MINIGNGGFELMRQADLRAEKKVDGHSILSRDTQAKMIQVAIEVFGAHGYEGASTRALAEKAGVNLASIPYHFGGKHGLYLAAARTIADYARERITGVVARLRDSHRADQTTRIDEALSSYIDLVIGASEPEAWTSFFVRCEHEADDAFRMIYEEAVVRFGRALTEAAAEAIGCDADDEGLRIRVAVVLASIVNFRTLRNMTLGTLGWDQFNPDRLERLNRTIRQFALRELLSKPG, from the coding sequence ATGATCAATATTGGAAATGGAGGTTTCGAGCTGATGAGGCAAGCTGACTTAAGAGCGGAAAAAAAGGTGGATGGTCACTCCATCTTGAGCAGAGACACACAAGCCAAAATGATCCAGGTGGCCATCGAGGTTTTTGGCGCGCATGGCTATGAAGGCGCCAGCACGCGAGCCTTAGCAGAAAAAGCCGGCGTCAACTTGGCAAGCATCCCTTATCATTTCGGCGGAAAGCACGGGCTCTATCTTGCTGCGGCGCGCACAATCGCCGATTACGCACGCGAACGAATAACTGGTGTCGTTGCACGTCTCCGTGATTCGCATCGGGCGGATCAAACCACCCGGATCGACGAAGCGCTCAGCAGCTACATCGACCTCGTCATCGGCGCTTCTGAACCAGAAGCATGGACCTCTTTTTTCGTTCGATGCGAACACGAGGCGGATGATGCTTTTCGAATGATTTACGAAGAGGCTGTCGTCCGCTTTGGGCGTGCGCTGACCGAAGCGGCGGCCGAGGCAATCGGGTGTGATGCAGACGATGAAGGGCTGCGAATCCGGGTCGCCGTCGTGCTTGCTTCAATCGTGAACTTTCGAACCCTTCGCAATATGACATTGGGCACTCTGGGCTGGGATCAGTTCAATCCAGACCGGCTTGAGCGCCTCAATAGGACTATCAGGCAATTCGCTCTTCGCGAATTGCTGTCCAAACCCGGGTGA
- a CDS encoding TrbI/VirB10 family protein, with product MSAPEHEKRLAEELRLRPERPPVTRLSRRVLIALSGVSAAAILGLTVFALQQRGRSGPAPELYNTEAKTTADGLAALPPDYTGLPKNVPKLGPPLPGDLGRPILAAQGQLPQTTVDPEQQRLGQEREAARIAKLFASTNAHERPAAAPITPASPASANASTSPGVEFGEAPPIDPGAIQNMQDRKLAFISAPAHRHTVSSDRLAQPASRYVLQAGAVIPAALVTGIRSDLPGQITAQVTENIYDSPTGRFLLIPQGAKLIGVYDSQIAFGQSRVLLVWNRLVRPDGQSIALERQPGADAAGYSGLEDEVDHHWLRLAGAAALSTILGVGTQLGTAGEESALIQALRRGGAQSLNQTGQQIVGRNLNIQPTLTIRPGFPVRVIVTRDLVLAPYGAPSAIQTTGLDP from the coding sequence ATGAGCGCGCCGGAGCACGAGAAGAGGCTCGCCGAGGAACTGCGGCTTCGTCCCGAACGCCCGCCGGTGACGCGGCTCTCGCGGCGCGTGCTGATCGCGCTTTCCGGCGTCTCCGCCGCCGCCATTCTGGGACTGACCGTCTTCGCTTTGCAGCAGCGCGGGCGCTCCGGCCCCGCGCCCGAACTCTACAATACAGAAGCGAAGACGACCGCCGATGGCCTCGCGGCGCTGCCGCCGGACTATACGGGCCTTCCCAAAAATGTTCCGAAACTCGGCCCGCCGCTCCCCGGCGATCTCGGCCGGCCGATCCTCGCCGCGCAGGGCCAATTGCCGCAAACAACCGTCGATCCGGAACAGCAGCGCCTCGGCCAGGAGCGCGAAGCGGCGCGCATCGCGAAACTCTTCGCATCGACGAATGCGCATGAGCGTCCGGCGGCCGCCCCGATAACGCCAGCTTCCCCAGCATCGGCAAACGCCTCTACATCGCCGGGCGTCGAATTCGGCGAGGCGCCGCCGATTGATCCTGGCGCCATTCAAAATATGCAGGATCGCAAACTCGCCTTCATCAGCGCGCCCGCCCATCGCCACACGGTGAGTTCCGATCGTCTGGCGCAGCCCGCTTCTCGTTACGTCTTGCAGGCCGGCGCCGTCATTCCGGCGGCGCTCGTCACCGGCATCCGTTCCGATCTTCCCGGTCAGATCACCGCTCAGGTTACCGAGAACATCTATGACAGTCCGACCGGGCGCTTTCTGCTTATTCCGCAGGGCGCGAAGCTGATCGGTGTCTACGACTCCCAGATCGCTTTCGGCCAGTCGCGCGTGTTGCTGGTTTGGAATCGGCTCGTCCGTCCCGACGGCCAATCCATCGCGCTGGAGCGCCAACCCGGCGCCGACGCCGCGGGTTATTCGGGGCTGGAAGACGAGGTCGATCATCATTGGCTACGGCTGGCGGGAGCCGCCGCTCTCTCGACCATTCTCGGCGTCGGCACACAGCTCGGAACCGCAGGCGAGGAAAGCGCGCTGATCCAGGCGCTGCGCCGCGGCGGCGCGCAAAGCCTCAATCAGACCGGCCAACAGATTGTCGGCCGCAATCTCAACATTCAGCCAACGCTGACCATCAGGCCCGGCTTCCCGGTGCGCGTTATCGTCACGCGCGACCTGGTGCTTGCGCCCTATGGCGCCCCGTCGGCGATCCAGACGACCGGGCTTGATCCATGA
- the rbbA gene encoding ribosome-associated ATPase/putative transporter RbbA — protein MTDTAAEIRAVTHRYGKLFALDNVTLIVPGGCMAGLIGPDGVGKSTLLALISGVRRMQEGEIHALGGDMRAPSHRAASYARIAYMPQGLGRNLYPTLSVHENLDFFGRLFGQSKEERVRRIAELLAATGLAPFPDRPAGNLSGGMKQKLSLCCALIHDPDLLILDEPTTGVDPLSRRQFWELIDRLRARRPNMSVIVATAYMEEAERFDWLAAMDDGKILTRGAPGQIMASARKDTLDAAFIALLPPEKRAAHKTVTVPPLQTANREFSIEADNLTKAFGDFIAVDRVSFRIARGEIFGFLGSNGCGKSTTMKMLTGLLPATAGSARLFGKKLDAGDMETRRRVGYMSQSFSLYGELTVRQNLELHARLFSLPKERGAERVAEMLKRFELVEVADSAPEDLSLGMRQRLQLAVAIIHEPEVLILDEPTSGVDPVARDSFWLSLIELSRNDGVTIFISTHFMNEAERCDRISLMHAGKVLAIGAPARLVAEKGKTALEDAFVAYLEDAGGEAAVAPLTDALASSSNTREAHRARFFGFDLGRLWANTYRESLEILRDPLRLAFALFSPLILMITFGYGISFDVENLPYAVLDQDRTLESREFLESFSGSRYFVQESDINSTAELERRLVSGEIKLAVEIPPNFGRDLINGKTPEVAVWIDGAMPFRAETIRGYVEGITHKYLADQSTRHDGAAPPPALVNMETRFRYNQSFKSVYAIIPGVIMLMLALVPAMMTAVSVVREKETGSIANFRSTPVRRLEFLLGKQLPYVAISLLSFGMLVLSAITIFGVPVRGSAATLAIGTFLYVFATTGFGLLVSSFIRTQVAAIFITAVISIIPAVNFSGLLVPVSSLSGSGRVLGLTFPAAWYHQISIGTFTKGLGFTLLWPDLIALGVFTLVFLAAATVGLHKQES, from the coding sequence ATGACGGACACGGCGGCTGAAATTCGCGCTGTAACGCACCGCTACGGGAAATTATTTGCGCTCGACAATGTGACGCTGATCGTTCCTGGCGGTTGCATGGCGGGGTTGATCGGGCCCGACGGCGTCGGCAAGTCCACGCTTCTCGCGCTCATTTCCGGCGTGCGCCGAATGCAGGAGGGCGAAATTCATGCGCTCGGCGGCGACATGCGCGCGCCGTCGCATCGAGCGGCGAGTTACGCCCGCATCGCTTACATGCCGCAGGGCCTGGGCCGAAATCTCTATCCGACATTATCCGTGCACGAAAACCTGGACTTCTTCGGTCGCTTGTTCGGCCAAAGCAAAGAGGAGCGCGTCCGCCGCATCGCCGAATTATTGGCCGCGACCGGACTGGCCCCTTTTCCCGATCGGCCAGCAGGAAATCTCTCTGGCGGGATGAAGCAAAAGCTCTCCTTATGCTGCGCGCTCATCCATGACCCGGATCTTCTGATCCTCGACGAGCCCACTACCGGCGTCGATCCTTTGTCGCGGCGACAATTTTGGGAGCTGATTGATCGGCTTCGCGCGCGGCGTCCCAATATGAGCGTGATCGTCGCCACCGCCTATATGGAGGAAGCCGAGCGGTTCGACTGGCTCGCGGCGATGGACGATGGCAAAATTCTCACGAGGGGCGCGCCCGGACAGATCATGGCCAGCGCCAGAAAAGACACTTTGGACGCAGCCTTCATTGCGCTTCTCCCTCCCGAGAAGCGCGCGGCGCATAAAACCGTCACCGTGCCGCCGCTTCAAACTGCCAATCGCGAGTTCTCGATCGAGGCCGATAATTTGACCAAGGCGTTCGGCGATTTCATCGCCGTCGATCGCGTCAGCTTTCGCATTGCACGAGGTGAAATATTCGGCTTTCTCGGGTCGAACGGCTGCGGCAAATCGACGACGATGAAAATGCTAACGGGGCTGCTACCGGCTACCGCCGGGTCTGCACGGCTGTTCGGCAAGAAACTTGATGCAGGCGACATGGAGACCCGTCGGCGCGTTGGTTATATGTCGCAATCCTTCTCGCTTTATGGCGAACTAACCGTGCGGCAAAACCTCGAGTTGCACGCCCGGCTCTTTTCGCTACCGAAGGAGCGCGGCGCCGAGCGAGTTGCAGAGATGTTGAAACGTTTCGAATTAGTCGAGGTCGCCGATAGCGCCCCGGAAGATCTTTCGCTCGGCATGCGGCAGAGACTGCAACTCGCTGTCGCAATCATTCACGAACCAGAAGTGCTGATCCTCGACGAGCCGACCTCCGGCGTCGATCCTGTCGCGCGTGATAGCTTCTGGCTCTCCCTCATCGAATTGTCGCGCAATGACGGCGTGACAATTTTCATCTCGACTCATTTCATGAATGAAGCGGAACGTTGCGACCGCATTTCCTTGATGCATGCCGGGAAGGTGCTCGCCATTGGCGCACCTGCTCGTCTTGTTGCGGAGAAGGGAAAAACCGCGCTGGAAGACGCCTTCGTCGCATATCTCGAAGATGCGGGCGGCGAAGCTGCTGTGGCGCCTCTCACGGATGCTCTCGCGTCGTCGTCAAACACAAGGGAGGCCCATCGAGCGCGCTTTTTCGGATTCGACCTCGGCCGCCTGTGGGCCAATACATATCGTGAATCGCTGGAGATTCTACGCGATCCTCTACGTCTCGCCTTCGCTTTGTTCAGCCCGCTGATCTTGATGATCACATTCGGATATGGAATTTCCTTCGACGTCGAGAATCTGCCCTATGCCGTCCTTGATCAAGACCGCACGCTGGAAAGCCGGGAGTTTCTCGAGAGCTTTTCCGGGTCGCGCTATTTTGTGCAAGAGAGCGATATCAATTCGACAGCGGAATTGGAACGACGACTCGTGAGCGGCGAGATCAAGCTCGCCGTTGAAATCCCTCCCAATTTTGGTAGGGATCTGATCAACGGCAAGACGCCGGAGGTGGCCGTATGGATCGATGGCGCGATGCCGTTTCGCGCCGAGACAATCCGCGGATATGTCGAGGGAATTACGCACAAATATCTGGCCGACCAGAGCACGCGACACGACGGCGCGGCGCCTCCCCCAGCGCTCGTTAATATGGAGACGAGATTCCGCTATAATCAATCGTTCAAGAGCGTCTACGCTATTATTCCCGGCGTGATCATGCTGATGCTCGCGCTCGTCCCGGCCATGATGACGGCGGTTAGCGTCGTGCGGGAAAAGGAAACTGGATCGATCGCCAATTTCCGTTCGACGCCGGTCCGACGATTGGAGTTCTTGCTCGGCAAACAGTTGCCATATGTCGCGATTTCTTTGTTGAGTTTCGGGATGCTCGTGCTTTCGGCGATTACGATTTTTGGCGTTCCGGTCAGAGGATCGGCGGCGACTCTCGCCATAGGCACTTTTCTTTACGTGTTTGCCACAACGGGGTTTGGTTTGCTCGTCTCGTCCTTTATCCGAACGCAAGTCGCCGCGATTTTCATTACCGCCGTGATCTCGATCATTCCAGCCGTCAATTTCTCCGGTCTTCTGGTGCCGGTGTCATCGCTGTCCGGATCGGGGCGCGTGTTGGGCCTCACCTTCCCGGCTGCATGGTACCATCAGATCAGCATCGGGACTTTTACGAAAGGATTGGGCTTCACGCTGCTATGGCCGGATCTGATTGCGCTGGGGGTCTTTACGCTCGTCTTTCTCGCCGCGGCGACCGTGGGCCTTCATAAGCAGGAGAGCTGA
- the trbF gene encoding conjugal transfer protein TrbF, giving the protein MFKRSSIRYGRTPEPETPYQKAAQVWDERIGSARVQAKNWRLIALCNLFLAGGLAAALVWQGARGSIVPWVVQVDKIGEAQAIAPAIADYKPTDPQIAWHLARFVENVRAIPADPIIVRQNWLKAYDFVTDKGAAALNNYARANDPFAKIGQIQIGIEVASVIRASDDSFRVAWTERRYENASLASTDRWTAILTIVVQPPRDAERLRKNPLGVFIHAVNWSKELGQ; this is encoded by the coding sequence ATGTTCAAACGCTCTTCTATTCGCTACGGGCGAACGCCCGAACCCGAAACGCCTTACCAAAAAGCCGCGCAAGTCTGGGACGAACGCATCGGCTCAGCGCGCGTGCAGGCGAAGAACTGGCGGCTGATCGCGCTCTGTAATCTCTTTCTCGCCGGCGGCCTCGCTGCCGCGCTCGTCTGGCAGGGCGCGCGAGGATCGATCGTTCCCTGGGTCGTGCAGGTCGACAAGATCGGCGAAGCGCAGGCGATCGCGCCGGCAATCGCCGACTACAAGCCGACCGATCCGCAGATCGCCTGGCATCTCGCGCGCTTCGTCGAGAATGTCCGCGCGATTCCTGCCGATCCCATCATCGTCCGCCAGAACTGGCTAAAGGCCTATGATTTTGTCACCGACAAGGGCGCGGCGGCCTTAAATAACTATGCCCGCGCCAACGACCCTTTCGCCAAGATCGGCCAGATTCAAATCGGCATCGAGGTCGCCAGCGTCATTCGCGCCTCCGACGATTCCTTTCGCGTCGCCTGGACCGAACGCCGTTACGAGAACGCCAGTCTCGCATCGACCGATCGCTGGACCGCCATCCTCACCATCGTCGTTCAACCGCCGCGTGACGCCGAGCGCCTGCGCAAGAATCCGCTCGGCGTTTTCATCCACGCCGTCAACTGGTCGAAGGAACTCGGACAATGA
- a CDS encoding biotin/lipoyl-binding protein — MNRRFEWAAMLVVAIGVAGGLIWWRYSRVDALPAYLARGNGRLEMTRIDIAVKYPGRIIDLPIHEGDSVRAGMILARQDTAEVQTQILGAEAQRQRALSAIARAEAELDVR; from the coding sequence ATGAACCGGAGATTTGAATGGGCGGCGATGCTCGTCGTTGCGATCGGCGTGGCTGGGGGGCTCATCTGGTGGCGGTACAGCCGTGTCGACGCGCTCCCGGCCTATCTGGCGCGAGGCAACGGACGGCTGGAGATGACGCGTATCGACATCGCCGTAAAATACCCCGGACGCATCATCGATCTACCGATCCACGAAGGCGACTCTGTGCGGGCGGGCATGATCCTCGCCCGGCAGGATACAGCCGAGGTTCAAACTCAAATCCTTGGCGCCGAAGCCCAGCGTCAGCGCGCGTTGAGCGCCATCGCGCGGGCGGAAGCCGAACTGGACGTTCGCTGA
- a CDS encoding PepSY domain-containing protein produces the protein MKLSASFYRINFDLHRADGLWLWMMLFILARSSVYWNLNGFYAKTTQLFFDYEQPFIPSSPAGSTATGSRSMSAGKSCPIFATFLHALVSKDSNTPSQKGGDLLSAPRRVYNFNAHYAFVSGELKGLELGVSYFYASRTEATLPNTYGFTLLPQQMLGDSLAYNFTDNLKLEINATNLTNRPNWTSDGSMFCDEPRSVSASLIYKY, from the coding sequence GTGAAGCTTTCGGCCTCCTTCTATCGCATTAATTTCGATCTGCATCGCGCCGACGGCTTATGGCTCTGGATGATGCTCTTCATCTTGGCCCGGTCGAGCGTCTACTGGAACTTGAACGGCTTCTACGCGAAAACCACGCAGCTGTTTTTCGACTACGAACAGCCTTTTATTCCGTCGTCACCGGCCGGCAGCACAGCCACGGGATCGAGGTCAATGTCGGCTGGGAAATCCTGCCCAATCTTTGCCACTTTCCTGCATGCGCTCGTGTCGAAGGATTCGAACACCCCTTCGCAGAAGGGCGGCGATCTCCTCAGCGCGCCGCGCCGGGTCTATAACTTCAATGCTCACTACGCCTTCGTCTCGGGCGAGCTGAAAGGGCTCGAACTGGGCGTAAGCTACTTCTACGCCAGCCGCACCGAGGCGACGCTGCCCAACACTTACGGGTTCACCCTCCTCCCCCAGCAAATGCTCGGCGACTCGCTTGCCTATAATTTCACCGACAATCTCAAGCTCGAAATCAATGCGACCAATCTGACCAATCGTCCCAATTGGACGTCCGACGGTTCGATGTTCTGCGACGAGCCAAGGTCCGTGTCCGCCAGCCTCATTTACAAATATTGA
- a CDS encoding LysR family transcriptional regulator, which yields MARHSNPPRRIRQPSETSGRSTRKNKAIDFVSISQALLVADHASVSHAARALGVRQSAVSRRVQALENELGVSLFERQLSGVRLTVAGKHFFDRTRAAFAEIDHAVANALAAGRGAEGMIRIGVLPSTINGCLSALLYNYRAAHPAVAMEFYEGPAPDQIARIMERRLDVAFLVDGTPAPGCDIERYWNAGVCVALPDQHPLAGCDIVDWDLLKDEHFILGREAIDAGLDRVAADRIAGFGDRMSLETHDISQDAVMKLVVLGFGLGLVSDSNVWICYPGVAFRQLRRDDSHLAFCAVWLPGNDNPALRRFLSLARSMLQDCSSPKL from the coding sequence ATGGCTCGACATTCGAATCCCCCACGGCGGATCCGCCAACCGAGTGAAACATCGGGACGATCGACACGAAAGAACAAAGCGATTGATTTCGTCTCGATTTCGCAGGCGCTTCTCGTCGCCGACCATGCAAGCGTCAGTCACGCCGCCCGGGCGCTTGGGGTGCGTCAATCCGCCGTTAGCCGCCGCGTTCAGGCGCTCGAAAATGAGCTGGGCGTATCTCTGTTCGAACGACAATTAAGCGGCGTCCGACTGACGGTCGCTGGCAAACATTTCTTCGATCGGACGCGGGCCGCGTTCGCCGAAATCGATCATGCGGTGGCGAACGCTTTGGCGGCAGGACGCGGCGCGGAGGGCATGATCCGCATCGGAGTTCTCCCTTCCACTATCAATGGTTGCCTGAGCGCGCTGCTGTACAATTATCGGGCGGCGCATCCCGCCGTCGCAATGGAATTCTACGAAGGTCCGGCTCCGGATCAGATCGCGCGAATTATGGAGCGTCGTCTCGACGTCGCTTTTCTGGTCGATGGAACGCCAGCGCCTGGCTGCGATATCGAAAGATATTGGAATGCCGGCGTCTGCGTCGCCTTGCCTGACCAACATCCGCTCGCCGGTTGTGACATCGTCGATTGGGATTTGCTGAAGGACGAGCATTTTATTCTGGGCCGCGAGGCGATTGACGCGGGGCTCGACAGAGTTGCAGCCGATCGCATTGCGGGGTTCGGCGACCGAATGTCGCTCGAAACCCATGACATTTCACAAGACGCCGTGATGAAACTTGTTGTGCTGGGATTTGGCCTCGGCCTTGTGAGCGATTCAAATGTTTGGATTTGCTATCCCGGCGTCGCTTTTCGACAGCTCCGGCGCGACGACAGCCATCTCGCCTTTTGCGCCGTCTGGCTGCCGGGCAACGACAATCCGGCGTTGCGGCGCTTTCTCAGTCTTGCGCGCTCAATGTTGCAAGATTGCTCTTCACCGAAGTTGTAG
- a CDS encoding DUF2274 domain-containing protein, with translation MTKLKLSGVQEEKPVKLSVTLPAGLHLDLIAYAQILAHESGQKVEPAQLIAPMLERFIASDRGFRKARGVDRNANPKPSTTSVKSNLATLSAQD, from the coding sequence ATGACGAAACTAAAGCTTTCCGGCGTCCAGGAAGAGAAGCCCGTCAAACTCTCCGTCACCTTGCCAGCCGGCCTGCATCTGGACCTCATCGCCTATGCGCAAATCCTCGCGCATGAGTCAGGGCAAAAGGTCGAACCGGCCCAACTCATCGCGCCCATGCTGGAGCGATTTATCGCCAGCGATCGAGGGTTCCGCAAGGCGCGTGGGGTGGATCGCAATGCAAACCCGAAACCTTCTACAACTTCGGTGAAGAGCAATCTTGCAACATTGAGCGCGCAAGACTGA
- a CDS encoding HlyD family secretion protein: MAVLIATLPSGSIFQTYFGAPASSAMANEAFDAFVRKLRGDKTPDGFALANGRLEAQQIDIATKLPGRISQVLAEEGQMVDAGEIVAKMDVIELKAQLRGAEALVRRAGQARISAEALIAQRQSEVKLAKQQLDRVVTLRSKGFATAELLDQRRSIMTSAQAALDAAKANLDDAVAAIDAAKADVAKINATLDDMVLKAPRRGRVQYKLAQAGEVLGAGSRVLTLVDLADVYMTVFFPASVAGHLKLNDDARLILDPIPQYVVPAKVSFVASEAQFTPKTVETAEEREKLMFRVKLSIAPNLLRKYEEQVKAGVRGIAYVRVDAKRPWPTNLAAKLPQ; encoded by the coding sequence ATGGCCGTCTTAATCGCCACATTGCCGAGCGGCTCTATTTTCCAAACCTACTTTGGCGCGCCTGCCTCGAGCGCTATGGCGAATGAAGCCTTCGACGCCTTCGTCCGCAAATTGCGCGGGGATAAAACGCCCGATGGCTTTGCGCTCGCCAACGGCAGGCTGGAAGCCCAGCAAATAGACATAGCGACCAAACTCCCAGGGCGCATCTCGCAGGTTCTTGCCGAAGAAGGGCAGATGGTCGATGCAGGCGAGATCGTCGCGAAAATGGACGTGATCGAACTTAAGGCGCAATTGCGAGGCGCCGAGGCGCTGGTTAGACGCGCAGGGCAAGCGAGAATTTCCGCAGAGGCGCTCATCGCCCAGCGACAGAGCGAAGTCAAACTCGCCAAGCAGCAGCTCGATCGCGTGGTGACCCTGCGAAGCAAGGGCTTTGCAACAGCCGAGCTGCTTGATCAACGGCGCTCAATTATGACGAGCGCCCAAGCGGCTCTCGACGCCGCCAAGGCGAATCTCGACGACGCCGTCGCGGCCATCGACGCCGCCAAGGCGGATGTGGCCAAAATTAATGCGACGCTCGACGACATGGTATTAAAAGCGCCTCGTCGCGGGCGAGTTCAATATAAATTGGCGCAGGCGGGCGAAGTGCTCGGCGCCGGTTCGCGCGTTCTGACTCTCGTCGATCTGGCCGACGTCTATATGACCGTGTTCTTTCCTGCCTCGGTTGCCGGGCATTTGAAATTGAATGACGACGCCAGGCTCATACTCGATCCAATCCCGCAATATGTCGTTCCGGCCAAGGTTTCCTTCGTCGCTAGCGAGGCGCAGTTCACGCCCAAGACGGTTGAAACTGCGGAAGAACGAGAAAAACTGATGTTTCGCGTGAAGTTGAGCATTGCGCCGAACCTGTTGCGGAAATACGAAGAGCAAGTCAAAGCGGGCGTGCGCGGGATCGCCTATGTGCGCGTCGACGCCAAGCGTCCATGGCCAACCAATCTCGCAGCGAAACTGCCGCAATGA
- the trbG gene encoding P-type conjugative transfer protein TrbG codes for MTLHSLRASIIMLLGSTALTGCSTFKPPEIEYDDIPSPATLQSDPPGPVKIVEVPKLLPLPGQLKSLARGGGEPPEPSDPKIRVEQANAAARIQPRRAGYINAVQIYPFSDGALYQVYASPGEITDIALQDGEQLVGSGPVAAGDTVRWIIGDTESGAGNARKTHIMVKPTRADLMTNLVINTDRRTYHLELRSTEKTYMASVSWQYPQDELIALRRQNVAAEAAAPIDVGLDLSRLNFRYTIEGDAAPWRPLRAFDDGRKVYVEFPRGISQGEMPPLFIIGAAGDSQLVNYRVRGNHMIVDRLFAAAELRFGADSQQVVRIVRSDGRPAI; via the coding sequence ATGACGCTGCATTCGCTTCGCGCTTCGATCATTATGCTTCTCGGTTCCACAGCGCTGACCGGTTGCTCCACCTTCAAGCCGCCTGAGATCGAATACGACGATATCCCGTCTCCAGCCACGCTGCAGAGCGATCCGCCAGGCCCCGTCAAAATCGTCGAAGTCCCCAAACTCCTGCCGCTGCCCGGCCAGCTTAAATCCCTCGCGCGGGGCGGGGGCGAGCCTCCCGAGCCGAGCGATCCAAAAATACGAGTCGAACAGGCGAACGCCGCCGCGCGGATACAACCGCGTCGCGCCGGCTATATCAATGCCGTCCAAATCTATCCGTTTTCCGACGGCGCGCTCTATCAGGTCTACGCCTCTCCCGGCGAGATCACCGACATCGCCCTGCAGGACGGCGAGCAGCTCGTCGGCTCCGGTCCCGTCGCCGCCGGCGACACGGTGCGCTGGATTATCGGCGATACGGAAAGCGGCGCGGGGAATGCGCGAAAAACCCATATCATGGTCAAGCCGACGCGCGCCGATCTGATGACCAATCTCGTCATCAATACCGACCGGCGCACCTATCATCTCGAACTGCGCTCGACCGAGAAAACCTATATGGCCTCCGTATCCTGGCAGTATCCGCAGGACGAGCTCATTGCGCTGCGCCGCCAGAATGTAGCCGCCGAGGCTGCCGCGCCAATCGATGTCGGTCTCGATCTCTCAAGACTCAATTTTCGTTACACCATCGAGGGCGACGCCGCGCCCTGGCGGCCGCTGCGCGCCTTCGACGACGGCCGCAAGGTCTATGTCGAGTTTCCGCGCGGGATCTCCCAGGGCGAGATGCCGCCGCTCTTTATCATTGGCGCCGCCGGCGACAGCCAGCTCGTCAATTACCGCGTGCGCGGCAATCACATGATTGTCGACCGGCTCTTCGCCGCCGCGGAACTGCGCTTTGGCGCCGACTCGCAGCAAGTCGTTCGTATCGTGCGCAGCGACGGGAGGCCGGCAATATGA